The following proteins are encoded in a genomic region of Magnolia sinica isolate HGM2019 chromosome 1, MsV1, whole genome shotgun sequence:
- the LOC131253539 gene encoding jacalin-related lectin 3-like, with amino-acid sequence MFHTTRRKYSPFGEESGTFFSSNIKDGMVVGFHGRNGWYIDSIGVYVLEGKVSVSPQPTPPTNSFDTLISEVDNPQVSNKLVVAKRSGPGEEVVYGVVKELVPRGRGPWGGDGGRPWDEGVFSGVKQIFLTRGEVMTSIQIEYDRSGQSFWSTKHGAGGGEATHMITFDYPNEVLNCISGYYGSINSDEGHKVIRSLTFYTSKGKYGPYGEDIGTFFTSKTIEGKVVGFHGRSGLYVDAIGVRMQHLLGEKRPSKSLISKFFGLIIY; translated from the exons ATGTTTCACACCACGAGAAGGAAATACAGTCCGTTTGGTGAGGAAAGTGGGACCTTCTTCTCTTCAAACATAAAAGATGGAATGGTTGTAGGATTCCATGGGAGGAATGGATGGTACATTGACAGCATTGGAGTCTATGTTCTTGAGGGGAAAGTTTCAGTGTCGCCACAACCTACTCCTCCCACTAACTCATTCGACACGCTGATCTCCGAGGTTGATAATCCTCAAGTGTCCAATAAACTAGTTGTCGCGAAGAGAAGCGGACCCGGTGAGGAG GTTGTTTATGGTGTAGTAAAAGAACTAGTCCCAAGAGGGCGCGGGCCATGGGGCGGCGATGGAGGTCGGCCTTGGGATGAAGGTGTGTTTTCAGGCGTCAAACAAATTTTCCTGACAAGAGGAGAAGTGATGACATCGATACAGATCGAGTATGATCGGAGCGGACAATCTTTTTGGTCTACAAAACATGGTGCCGGCGGCGGAGAGGCCACGCATATG ATCACATTCGACTACCCAAACGAGGTTCTCAATTGCATTAGTGGCTATTACGGCTCTATCAACAGTGATGAGGGACACAAGGTGATCAGATCACTCACATTCTACACCAGTAAAGGGAAGTATGGCCCATATGGAGAGGATATTGGGACCTTTTTCACTTCCAAAACTATTGAGGGGAAGGTAGTTGGCTtccatggacggagtggattgtatGTTGATGCGATTGGGGTCCGCATGCAACATTTGTTGGGAGAAAAAAGGCCGTCCAAATCtttaatctcaaaatttttcgGTTTGATCATCTACTAA